A genome region from Thermomonospora amylolytica includes the following:
- a CDS encoding pyridoxamine 5'-phosphate oxidase family protein has product MPTTELDARYSSEDATATAWDEGRAELERAELYWLSTVRPDGRPHVTPLIAVWMDDALYFSTGPQERKARNLDANPHCVLTTGTNRNEGLDVVLEGRADRVTDEGRLKRLADAFVAKYGEEWRFEVRDGAFWQSAGGTAWVFAVAPVKAFGFGKGDVYSQTRWTFPGP; this is encoded by the coding sequence ATGCCGACGACCGAGCTCGACGCCCGCTACAGCAGCGAGGACGCCACCGCGACCGCCTGGGACGAGGGCCGGGCGGAACTGGAACGGGCGGAGCTGTACTGGCTGTCCACCGTCCGCCCCGACGGCCGCCCGCACGTCACGCCGCTCATAGCGGTCTGGATGGACGACGCCCTGTACTTCAGCACCGGCCCGCAGGAGCGCAAGGCCAGGAACCTGGACGCCAACCCCCACTGCGTCCTCACCACCGGGACCAACAGGAACGAGGGCCTCGACGTGGTCCTCGAGGGCCGGGCCGACCGCGTCACGGACGAGGGCCGTCTGAAGCGTCTCGCCGACGCCTTCGTCGCCAAGTACGGCGAGGAGTGGCGCTTCGAGGTGCGCGACGGCGCGTTCTGGCAATCGGCCGGCGGAACGGCCTGGGTCTTCGCGGTCGCCCCGGTGAAGGCGTTCGGCTTCGGCAAGGGCGACGTCTACAGCCAGACCCGCTGGACGTTCCCCGGCCCCTGA
- a CDS encoding NUDIX hydrolase, with amino-acid sequence MGVERVRREDGGEDLVIRLDDVQAALVGADGVAMAGELWRVLAALAAIRIGAWDGSPDVARALESREETAGDLAARQADTVYQIEQGLMPRLEAIRALALRALRAGGASYAELAAAMGVSRSTAQSRWARIASTEHPAEEWARSGRPFPQAPAPGGPVCDHRSVGIDIVRGDGARLMLERVRPPFGIAPAAGHVDDHGTPEDAARAETGEELGLTVVSLRPLTGGWLPNRCRRRVAPGRRTGHDWSIYAATVTGDLAPGADEARNVGWRTPAEIQRLAERTVAHARGRISAIDFNDDPGLEPVWVHWYARLGVIDVTEADLEAVTRLFTG; translated from the coding sequence GTGGGTGTGGAGCGGGTTCGGCGGGAGGACGGGGGCGAAGATCTCGTCATCCGGCTGGACGATGTGCAGGCCGCGTTGGTGGGGGCCGACGGGGTGGCCATGGCGGGGGAGCTGTGGCGGGTGCTGGCGGCCCTGGCGGCGATCCGGATCGGAGCGTGGGACGGGTCGCCGGACGTGGCGCGGGCGCTGGAGTCGCGGGAGGAGACGGCCGGGGACCTGGCCGCCCGGCAGGCCGACACCGTGTACCAGATCGAGCAGGGGCTGATGCCCCGGCTGGAGGCGATCCGGGCGCTGGCGTTGCGGGCGCTGAGGGCCGGGGGCGCCTCGTACGCGGAACTGGCGGCGGCCATGGGGGTGTCGCGGTCGACGGCCCAGTCGCGGTGGGCGCGGATCGCCTCGACCGAGCATCCCGCCGAGGAGTGGGCCCGGAGCGGCAGGCCGTTCCCGCAGGCCCCGGCGCCCGGCGGGCCGGTGTGCGACCACCGTTCGGTCGGGATCGACATCGTGCGCGGTGACGGGGCCCGGCTGATGCTGGAACGGGTACGGCCCCCGTTCGGGATCGCGCCCGCGGCCGGGCACGTGGACGACCACGGCACCCCGGAGGACGCCGCGCGGGCGGAGACCGGCGAGGAACTGGGGCTGACGGTCGTGTCGCTGCGGCCGCTGACCGGCGGGTGGCTGCCCAACCGCTGCCGCCGCCGGGTCGCGCCCGGCCGGCGGACGGGGCACGACTGGAGCATCTACGCCGCCACCGTCACGGGCGACCTGGCCCCGGGCGCCGACGAGGCCCGCAACGTGGGCTGGCGCACGCCCGCCGAGATCCAGCGCCTGGCGGAACGCACCGTCGCCCACGCCCGCGGACGGATCTCCGCCATCGACTTCAACGACGACCCGGGACTCGAACCGGTGTGGGTCCACTGGTACGCCCGCCTCGGCGTCATCGACGTCACCGAGGCCGACCTGGAGGCCGTCACCCGCCTGTTCACCGGCTGA
- a CDS encoding HelD family protein, producing the protein MGREQEYVSRLYRRLDGLRREASARLAGTLRQVAGGHQGQWDREAAASRYTERLARLSAAEHGLCFGRLDLRDGRRRYVGRIGLPAEDSAGEDAEPLLIDWRAPAARPFYLATALDPHGMTRRRHIRTQGRRVVEINDEFLDPDEARRTGETELTGEAALMAALKADRTGRMGDIVATIQAEQDAVIRSGHRGVLVVQGGPGTGKTVVALHRTAYLLYTYRDLLAKRGVLVVGPNPTFLSYIEDVLPGLGETGVLMSTIGGLFPGVEAGGVEHPEAAAIKGRQEMADVVAKAVRDRQRAPDEPLEIETAQGTLVLDHDTCAPARERARRTRLPHNLARPYFVDAVLDALARQAADRLNEIILLPEVIADLDLEPGEEPPTDLFDAEDVAAIRQDLRHDPAVHAALDEVWPELTPQRLLADLYASPNGSPPPRPISPNANAPCWNATRPRRGPRPMFPCSMRRPNCSAGTTARNGPGPPPSTAAGSRTRRACWTWRTGPVPSTWRATRRPR; encoded by the coding sequence ATGGGACGCGAGCAGGAGTACGTGTCGCGTCTCTACCGGCGGCTCGACGGGCTGCGGCGGGAGGCCTCCGCACGGCTGGCGGGCACGTTGCGGCAGGTCGCAGGGGGACACCAGGGACAGTGGGACCGGGAGGCGGCGGCGTCCCGGTACACCGAACGGCTGGCCCGCCTCTCCGCCGCCGAGCACGGACTGTGTTTCGGGCGGCTCGATCTGCGGGACGGGCGGCGGCGTTATGTCGGGCGGATCGGGCTGCCCGCGGAGGACTCCGCGGGCGAGGACGCCGAGCCGTTGCTCATCGACTGGCGGGCGCCCGCCGCGCGGCCTTTCTATCTGGCCACCGCGCTCGATCCGCACGGCATGACGCGCCGCCGGCACATCCGGACGCAGGGCCGCCGGGTGGTGGAGATCAACGACGAGTTCCTCGACCCCGACGAGGCGCGGCGGACCGGCGAGACCGAACTGACCGGCGAGGCCGCGCTGATGGCCGCGCTCAAGGCCGACCGGACCGGCCGCATGGGCGACATCGTGGCCACCATCCAGGCCGAGCAGGATGCCGTCATCCGTTCCGGCCATCGCGGTGTGCTGGTGGTCCAGGGCGGCCCCGGCACCGGCAAGACCGTGGTGGCCCTGCACCGTACCGCGTACCTGCTCTACACCTACCGCGACCTGCTGGCCAAGCGCGGCGTCCTGGTGGTGGGCCCCAACCCCACGTTCCTGAGCTACATCGAGGACGTGCTGCCCGGCCTCGGCGAGACCGGCGTGCTGATGTCCACGATCGGCGGCCTGTTCCCGGGCGTCGAGGCCGGTGGCGTCGAGCATCCCGAGGCCGCCGCGATCAAGGGCCGTCAGGAGATGGCCGACGTCGTCGCCAAGGCCGTACGCGACCGGCAGCGGGCGCCCGACGAGCCCCTGGAGATCGAGACCGCGCAGGGCACGCTGGTGCTGGACCACGACACCTGCGCCCCGGCCCGCGAACGCGCACGCCGCACCCGCCTGCCGCACAACCTGGCACGGCCGTACTTCGTCGACGCCGTCCTGGACGCGCTGGCCCGGCAGGCCGCCGACCGCCTCAACGAGATCATCCTGCTGCCCGAGGTCATCGCGGACCTGGATCTGGAGCCCGGCGAGGAGCCGCCCACCGACCTCTTCGACGCCGAGGACGTTGCGGCGATACGCCAGGACCTGCGGCACGACCCCGCCGTTCACGCGGCGCTCGACGAGGTGTGGCCGGAGCTGACCCCGCAGCGGCTGCTCGCCGACCTGTACGCCTCCCCGAACGGCTCGCCTCCGCCGCGCCCCATCTCACCGAACGCGAACGCGCCCTGCTGGAACGCGACCCGTCCGCGCCGTGGACCCCGGCCGATGTTCCCCTGCTCGATGAGGCGGCCGAACTGCTCGGCAGGGACGACCGCGCGGAACGGGCCCGGGCCGCCGCCGAGCACCGCCGCCGGGTCGCGTACGCGCAGGGCGTGCTGGACGTGGCGCACGGGTCCCGTTCCATCGACCTGGAGGGCGACGAGGAGGCCGCGCTGA
- a CDS encoding ATP-binding domain-containing protein gives MLDVAHGSRSIDLEGDEEAALTPGDLVDAETLAARHDERDLRTTAERAAADRTWAFGHVIVDEAQELSPMAWRLLFRRCPTRWMTLVGDLAQTGDAAGASSWERVLEPHVPGRWRLERLTVNYRMPAEFMDVATRVHAELTGAPVEEQPHSVRRIGETPWRLEVPAAELADRLNAVVADEVALLGQGHLAVIVPAGRSKEFAHEHPDLREQVVYLTVAQAKGLEFDSVVIVEPAEILAEGPRGPNDLFVALTRATRRLGIVHTPGRPLPAPLAGLRSR, from the coding sequence GTGCTGGACGTGGCGCACGGGTCCCGTTCCATCGACCTGGAGGGCGACGAGGAGGCCGCGCTGACGCCGGGCGATCTGGTGGACGCCGAGACCCTGGCCGCCCGGCACGACGAACGGGACCTGCGGACCACCGCGGAACGCGCCGCCGCCGACCGGACCTGGGCGTTCGGTCATGTGATCGTGGACGAGGCGCAGGAGCTGTCGCCGATGGCCTGGCGGCTGCTGTTCCGCCGCTGCCCGACCCGCTGGATGACGCTGGTCGGCGACCTGGCCCAGACCGGCGACGCGGCCGGCGCGTCCTCCTGGGAACGGGTGCTGGAGCCGCACGTCCCGGGCCGCTGGCGGCTGGAACGCCTCACCGTCAACTACCGGATGCCCGCGGAGTTCATGGACGTGGCGACGCGGGTCCACGCCGAGCTGACCGGCGCCCCGGTGGAGGAGCAGCCCCATTCGGTACGCCGCATCGGCGAGACCCCGTGGCGTCTGGAGGTCCCCGCCGCCGAGCTCGCCGACCGCCTGAACGCCGTCGTCGCCGACGAGGTCGCCCTCCTGGGGCAGGGCCACCTGGCCGTGATCGTTCCGGCCGGCCGTTCCAAGGAGTTCGCCCACGAGCACCCCGACCTGCGCGAACAGGTGGTGTACCTGACCGTGGCCCAGGCCAAGGGCCTGGAGTTCGACTCCGTCGTCATCGTCGAGCCCGCCGAGATCCTCGCCGAAGGCCCCCGAGGCCCCAACGACCTCTTCGTGGCCCTCACCCGGGCGACCCGCCGCCTGGGCATCGTCCACACCCCCGGCCGTCCCCTGCCCGCGCCCCTGGCCGGCCTGCGTTCCCGCTGA
- a CDS encoding VOC family protein, which produces MTSAIEENLFSALARAVVLVDDPDEALAFYRDVLGFRVLHDQTVEGYRFLHVGVPGQEGVGLWLMPVTGDRERELIGRQCDAQPLLVLYAADLDAVRERLRAHDVRVWNEREDADSRSLHLADLYGNVIVVAQLRE; this is translated from the coding sequence GTGACGTCTGCCATTGAGGAGAACCTGTTCTCCGCGCTCGCGCGTGCAGTGGTCCTTGTCGACGACCCCGATGAGGCCCTGGCGTTCTACCGGGACGTTCTCGGGTTCCGTGTGCTGCACGACCAGACGGTGGAGGGATATCGCTTCCTGCACGTCGGAGTGCCCGGCCAGGAGGGGGTGGGCCTGTGGCTCATGCCCGTGACCGGCGACCGGGAACGCGAGCTGATCGGTCGGCAGTGCGATGCTCAGCCTCTGCTCGTCCTGTACGCCGCCGACCTGGACGCCGTCCGCGAGCGTCTGCGCGCCCATGACGTGCGCGTGTGGAACGAACGGGAGGACGCCGACAGCCGTTCGCTCCACCTGGCCGACCTGTACGGGAACGTGATCGTCGTGGCGCAACTGCGGGAGTGA
- a CDS encoding YciI family protein, producing MLHLLCLRYTGPEQEAEPFVAAHVEFLERHHRAGTFLVSGQTVPAAEGGVIVACGIDRAAAERIAAEDPFVVAGVAAYTITTIDPGRVHPALAAVLGVDDSRVRG from the coding sequence ATGCTGCATCTGCTGTGCCTGCGGTACACGGGGCCGGAGCAGGAGGCCGAGCCGTTCGTCGCCGCTCATGTCGAGTTCCTGGAACGCCACCATCGCGCCGGGACGTTCCTGGTGTCCGGGCAGACGGTGCCCGCGGCCGAGGGCGGTGTGATCGTGGCCTGCGGCATCGACCGTGCCGCCGCCGAACGGATCGCCGCCGAGGACCCCTTCGTCGTGGCCGGCGTCGCGGCGTACACCATCACCACGATCGATCCGGGACGGGTGCATCCCGCGCTGGCGGCCGTGCTCGGCGTCGATGACTCCCGGGTGCGCGGCTGA
- a CDS encoding multicopper oxidase family protein has product MLRRRFLSIAALSTLTAACGSGSDSGSASRNAEKLTFRNPLRIPPLLQPERDENGVRKFALTMQQGRTGILPGAQTATWGFNGTFLGPTLRAARGDTVQMTVTNRLGEAGTVHWHGMRLPARMDGGPHQQIEPGATWTPQWTIDQPAATSWYHPHPHGSTAAHVYRGLAGMFIVDDDERLELPSEYGVDDIPLILQDKKFARDGTSFSGDPLKGTFGILGDHILVNGTYDPFLRVRTERVRFRILNGSNARMYHVGFADRRRFHVVGNDAGLLAAPVTVDRLSLTPGERAEIVVAFTAGEQVVLRSFGGDADIDEGDLDLLKIVATPRLESSPAVPGRLADLTPIQPPPGARVRRFRLNGHDAINGREMDMTRIDEVVPAGAVEIWEIENNVYAHNFHIHEVAFRVLDVKGSPPPAYASGHKDTVYVPSKSTVRLAVQFGHHTDPASPYMYHCHILRHEDSGMMGQFVIVQPGTEHQVPRTIHGGHH; this is encoded by the coding sequence GTGCTTCGCCGACGTTTTCTTTCCATCGCCGCGCTGTCGACCCTCACCGCGGCCTGCGGATCCGGATCGGACTCCGGATCCGCGTCCCGGAACGCGGAGAAACTGACGTTCCGCAATCCGCTGCGCATACCGCCGCTGCTCCAGCCCGAGCGCGACGAGAACGGTGTGCGGAAATTCGCGCTCACCATGCAGCAGGGCCGGACCGGCATCCTGCCGGGCGCGCAGACGGCCACCTGGGGGTTCAACGGAACGTTCCTCGGGCCGACGCTCCGCGCGGCCCGCGGGGACACCGTCCAGATGACGGTGACCAACCGGCTGGGAGAGGCCGGCACGGTGCACTGGCACGGGATGCGGTTGCCGGCGAGGATGGACGGCGGCCCCCACCAGCAGATCGAGCCGGGCGCCACCTGGACGCCGCAGTGGACCATCGACCAGCCCGCGGCCACATCGTGGTACCACCCGCATCCGCACGGCAGCACGGCGGCGCACGTCTACCGCGGTCTGGCCGGCATGTTCATCGTCGACGACGACGAACGCCTGGAGTTGCCGTCCGAATACGGTGTCGATGACATTCCGCTGATTCTGCAGGACAAGAAATTCGCCCGGGACGGCACGTCGTTCAGCGGAGACCCGCTCAAGGGCACGTTCGGCATCCTGGGCGACCACATCCTGGTGAACGGGACGTACGACCCGTTCCTGCGGGTGCGGACCGAGCGGGTGCGGTTCCGGATCCTCAACGGGTCCAACGCCCGGATGTACCACGTCGGGTTCGCCGACCGGCGCCGGTTCCACGTGGTCGGCAACGACGCCGGGCTGCTGGCCGCCCCCGTCACGGTGGACAGGCTGTCCCTGACCCCCGGTGAGCGGGCCGAGATCGTCGTGGCCTTCACCGCCGGGGAGCAGGTCGTCCTGCGCAGCTTCGGCGGCGACGCCGACATCGACGAGGGCGACCTGGACCTGCTGAAGATCGTCGCGACGCCACGGCTGGAGAGCTCTCCCGCCGTGCCGGGCCGGCTGGCCGACCTCACCCCGATCCAGCCTCCCCCGGGCGCCCGGGTACGCCGCTTCCGGCTCAACGGCCACGACGCCATCAACGGCAGGGAGATGGACATGACCCGGATCGACGAGGTGGTGCCCGCGGGCGCCGTCGAGATCTGGGAGATCGAGAACAACGTCTACGCCCACAACTTCCACATCCACGAGGTGGCGTTCCGGGTGCTGGACGTGAAGGGATCACCGCCGCCGGCGTACGCGAGCGGCCACAAGGACACCGTGTACGTGCCGTCGAAGTCGACCGTGCGGCTCGCCGTCCAGTTCGGCCACCACACCGACCCCGCCTCCCCGTACATGTACCACTGCCACATCCTGCGGCACGAGGACTCCGGCATGATGGGCCAGTTCGTGATCGTGCAGCCCGGCACCGAGCACCAGGTGCCCCGCACCATCCACGGCGGCCATCACTGA
- a CDS encoding suppressor of fused domain protein, giving the protein MVDTLPEVAGQDGIYGLSAHRGGDHWLLVTFGLSELFGKDSADPEVSGWGLELTMRLPATGARPPAWSLRLLQQLGRYVFSTGRAFDHGHRMDPGGPITGTPGTRLTAPAFATDPRLGTIDTPHGRVQFLTVIGVTADELARMKATGTAHVLAELAAASPLLITDADR; this is encoded by the coding sequence GTGGTCGATACGCTGCCCGAGGTGGCCGGGCAGGACGGCATCTACGGGCTGAGCGCCCACCGGGGCGGCGACCATTGGCTGCTGGTCACGTTCGGGCTCAGCGAGCTGTTCGGCAAGGACAGCGCTGATCCGGAGGTGAGCGGCTGGGGGCTCGAGCTGACGATGCGGCTGCCGGCGACGGGAGCCCGGCCACCGGCCTGGTCGCTTCGTCTCCTGCAGCAGCTCGGCCGCTATGTGTTCAGCACGGGCCGGGCGTTCGACCACGGACACCGCATGGATCCGGGCGGACCGATCACGGGCACCCCCGGCACCCGGCTGACCGCGCCGGCGTTCGCGACCGACCCCCGGCTCGGAACCATCGACACGCCTCACGGCAGGGTGCAGTTCCTGACCGTCATCGGGGTGACCGCCGACGAACTGGCCCGGATGAAGGCGACCGGCACCGCACATGTGCTGGCCGAACTCGCGGCCGCCTCGCCGCTCCTGATCACCGACGCGGACCGGTAG
- a CDS encoding DJ-1/PfpI family protein yields MTTYGLLLFDDAEELDFAGPWEVFTTSSVLRGGADTAVLIAERPEPVRCAKGLRVLPDHTLDDHPPIDVLLVPGGRGAREAQPYNPAVTGWIAATAERAAWVGSVCTGAFLVHAAGPGRGRRMATHREYEDALEARGEVTVVRDARYVVDGNLISSQGVSAGIDSALWLVGRLHGRDHARAVRRQIQYDPAPPYLADEPLTA; encoded by the coding sequence ATGACCACCTATGGCCTGCTGCTCTTCGACGACGCCGAGGAGCTGGACTTCGCCGGCCCCTGGGAGGTGTTCACCACCTCGTCGGTCCTGCGCGGCGGCGCCGACACGGCGGTGCTCATCGCCGAGCGGCCTGAGCCCGTACGCTGCGCCAAGGGCCTGCGGGTCCTGCCCGACCACACCCTGGACGACCATCCGCCGATCGACGTGCTGCTGGTCCCGGGCGGCCGGGGCGCCCGGGAGGCCCAGCCGTACAACCCGGCGGTGACCGGGTGGATCGCCGCGACCGCCGAGCGGGCCGCCTGGGTCGGCAGCGTGTGCACCGGCGCGTTCCTCGTCCACGCGGCGGGGCCGGGGCGCGGGCGGCGCATGGCCACGCACCGGGAGTACGAGGACGCCCTGGAGGCTCGGGGCGAGGTCACCGTCGTGCGCGACGCCCGCTACGTCGTGGACGGGAACCTGATCAGCAGCCAGGGCGTGTCCGCCGGGATCGACAGCGCCCTGTGGCTCGTCGGCCGCCTGCACGGCCGCGACCACGCCCGCGCCGTCCGCCGCCAGATCCAGTACGACCCCGCCCCGCCGTACCTCGCCGACGAACCCCTCACGGCCTGA
- a CDS encoding DUF418 domain-containing protein: MTAPERIREIDAVRGLALCGILPPNIVAMTGVHRGAPVDPGPAAHVYETLLHQRFFPLFSFLFGLGSVLFLRSARLRSDRPRDVLLARFGFLVLFGVAHQMLQPNEILLPYALAGIAVVLPASWLPRWATLVCGIAFTAASLAIDQGGITLIPGLFLLGMAAAEYDLPDLAGERGRSLAVVFAVTGAAAIALNVWQIAGGGAAFDTPLPATAGVVTAAAYATGLLMLLRVPGLGGALSFVLEPLGRLALTNYITASALILAADALLDLGERPRVTAVAGTALAILALQTIFSRLWLRRFRQGPLEWVWRCLTWWRLLPNALPSTGGRTAGTG, from the coding sequence ATGACGGCGCCGGAGCGGATCCGCGAGATCGACGCGGTGCGCGGGCTGGCGCTGTGCGGGATCCTGCCGCCCAACATCGTCGCCATGACCGGTGTCCACAGGGGCGCCCCGGTGGACCCGGGACCGGCGGCGCACGTGTACGAGACGCTGCTGCACCAGCGGTTCTTCCCGCTGTTCTCGTTCCTGTTCGGGCTCGGCTCGGTGCTGTTCCTGCGGTCGGCGCGGCTGAGATCGGACCGGCCGCGGGACGTGCTGCTGGCCCGGTTCGGGTTCCTGGTCCTGTTCGGCGTCGCCCACCAGATGCTGCAGCCGAACGAGATCCTGCTCCCCTACGCCCTCGCCGGGATCGCCGTCGTCCTGCCGGCCTCCTGGCTGCCCCGCTGGGCCACGCTGGTCTGCGGGATCGCGTTCACCGCCGCGTCCCTGGCCATCGACCAGGGCGGCATCACGCTGATCCCCGGGCTGTTCCTGCTGGGGATGGCCGCCGCCGAGTACGACCTGCCGGACCTCGCCGGTGAACGCGGACGGTCCCTGGCGGTCGTGTTCGCGGTCACCGGCGCGGCGGCGATCGCCCTGAACGTCTGGCAGATCGCGGGCGGCGGGGCGGCGTTCGACACCCCGCTGCCCGCGACCGCCGGGGTGGTCACGGCGGCGGCCTACGCCACCGGCCTGCTGATGCTGCTGCGCGTCCCCGGCCTCGGCGGGGCCCTGTCGTTCGTCCTCGAACCGCTGGGCAGGCTGGCGCTGACCAACTACATCACCGCGTCGGCGCTGATACTGGCCGCCGACGCCCTGCTCGACCTCGGCGAACGTCCCCGCGTCACCGCCGTTGCGGGCACCGCGCTGGCCATCCTCGCCCTCCAGACGATCTTCAGCAGGCTGTGGCTGCGGCGGTTCCGCCAGGGCCCGCTGGAATGGGTGTGGCGCTGCCTGACCTGGTGGCGGCTCCTCCCCAACGCCCTGCCATCAACCGGTGGACGAACCGCGGGAACGGGTTGA
- a CDS encoding methyltransferase: MQRYAYVQWTEAGEARSARWRSESGLPPPKRVVVADDRTKADDAYRLACEGTAILWRGDFHNARQLLQAMTRRAERSRRRRRSGPALGDPQAFHLHRMAQGQRARTLGMLLIPLDADYRAPLRRAPDLREACLEAYGPADEPSLVSLRELLGLIGAHEWRRKGVLVPALGERIHPHYGVFSPVRGEYVDLVAQAPLPKDPSPAFDIGTGTGVLAAVLARRGVRQVIATDADPRALACARENIGRLGLADRVEIVQADLFPPGRRARLVVCNPPWIPAKATSSIEHAVYDHEGRMLHGFLAGLAEHLEPGGEGWLILSDIAEHLGLRSRAELLAAFDAAGLTVADRLDTRPRHPKVQDPDDPLHLARAAETTSLWRLTV, translated from the coding sequence GTGCAGAGGTACGCGTACGTTCAGTGGACTGAGGCGGGGGAGGCCCGTTCGGCGCGCTGGCGTTCGGAGTCGGGACTGCCGCCGCCGAAGCGGGTGGTCGTCGCCGACGACCGGACGAAGGCGGACGACGCCTACCGGCTGGCCTGCGAGGGCACCGCGATCCTGTGGCGCGGGGATTTCCACAACGCGCGTCAGCTCCTGCAGGCGATGACCCGGCGCGCCGAACGGTCCCGGCGGCGCCGGCGGTCCGGCCCGGCCCTGGGGGATCCACAGGCGTTCCACCTGCATCGGATGGCGCAGGGGCAGCGGGCGCGGACCCTGGGCATGCTGCTGATCCCGCTCGACGCCGACTACCGCGCGCCGCTGCGCCGGGCCCCCGACCTGCGGGAGGCGTGCCTGGAGGCGTACGGGCCCGCAGACGAGCCGTCGCTGGTGTCCCTGCGCGAACTGCTGGGCCTGATCGGGGCGCACGAGTGGCGCCGCAAGGGCGTGCTGGTGCCGGCGCTGGGCGAGCGGATCCACCCCCACTACGGCGTCTTCTCTCCGGTGCGCGGCGAATACGTGGACCTGGTCGCGCAGGCCCCGCTGCCGAAGGATCCGTCGCCCGCGTTCGACATCGGAACGGGCACCGGCGTGCTCGCCGCCGTCCTGGCCCGCCGGGGCGTACGCCAGGTGATCGCCACCGACGCCGACCCCCGGGCGCTGGCCTGCGCCCGGGAGAACATCGGACGGCTGGGCCTCGCCGACCGGGTGGAGATCGTCCAGGCCGACCTGTTCCCGCCCGGCCGCCGGGCACGGCTGGTGGTGTGCAACCCGCCGTGGATCCCGGCCAAGGCCACGTCCTCCATCGAGCACGCCGTGTACGACCACGAGGGCCGGATGCTGCACGGGTTCCTCGCCGGGCTGGCCGAGCACCTGGAGCCGGGCGGCGAGGGCTGGCTGATCCTGTCCGACATCGCCGAACACCTCGGCCTACGGTCCCGTGCGGAACTGCTGGCCGCGTTCGACGCCGCGGGCCTCACCGTGGCCGACCGGCTGGACACCAGGCCCCGGCATCCCAAGGTCCAGGATCCCGACGACCCGTTGCACCTGGCGCGGGCGGCGGAGACCACCTCCCTGTGGCGGCTGACCGTCTGA
- a CDS encoding GlxA family transcriptional regulator: MDQRRVVFVIFDGFQSLDLVGPYEVFQHADRFAGGYACQVVASRPGPVRTESGLPVHAAHGVAELDAGGVDTLVVAGGSGVDRARHDPELVAWIAAAGAGARRVASVCSGAFLLAAAGLAGGRRVTTHWARARQLAREHPDLRVDVDPIFVRDGRVWSSAGVTAGMDLALALVEDDLGREVALTVARHLVMFLRRPGDQSQFSVALWSAQPSSDPIRAAVAAIHADPGARHGITDLAGRAGLSPRHLQRRFTAELGVPPGAYVERVRVEAARRALSEGDDPVEAIARRCGFGTAETLRRTFHRHLGVAPSDYRDRFRSTLRK, translated from the coding sequence GTGGATCAGCGCCGCGTCGTCTTCGTGATCTTCGACGGATTCCAGTCCCTGGACCTGGTCGGCCCGTACGAGGTGTTCCAGCACGCGGACCGGTTCGCGGGAGGCTATGCCTGCCAGGTCGTGGCGTCCCGCCCGGGACCGGTGCGGACCGAGAGCGGCCTGCCGGTGCACGCCGCGCACGGTGTGGCCGAGCTGGACGCCGGCGGTGTGGACACGCTCGTCGTGGCCGGTGGATCGGGAGTCGACCGGGCCCGGCACGATCCGGAGCTGGTCGCCTGGATCGCCGCCGCCGGTGCCGGGGCACGCCGGGTCGCCTCGGTGTGCAGCGGGGCCTTCCTGCTCGCCGCCGCGGGCCTGGCCGGCGGGCGCCGGGTGACGACGCACTGGGCCCGTGCGCGGCAGCTCGCCCGGGAGCATCCGGACCTGCGGGTCGACGTCGATCCGATCTTCGTCAGGGACGGGCGGGTGTGGTCGTCGGCCGGGGTGACCGCCGGGATGGATCTGGCGCTGGCGCTGGTGGAGGACGACCTGGGGCGGGAGGTCGCGCTGACGGTCGCCCGTCACCTGGTGATGTTCCTGCGCCGCCCCGGCGACCAGTCGCAGTTCAGCGTGGCCCTGTGGTCGGCGCAGCCGTCCAGCGACCCGATCCGCGCCGCGGTGGCCGCGATCCACGCCGATCCGGGAGCGCGGCACGGCATCACCGACCTGGCCGGTCGCGCCGGGCTCAGCCCCCGGCACCTGCAGCGCCGGTTCACCGCGGAACTCGGCGTCCCGCCCGGCGCCTACGTTGAGCGGGTCCGGGTGGAGGCGGCCCGGCGGGCGCTGTCCGAAGGCGACGACCCCGTCGAGGCGATCGCGCGCCGGTGCGGTTTCGGCACGGCCGAGACCCTGCGGCGCACGTTCCACCGGCATCTGGGCGTCGCCCCGTCCGACTACCGCGACCGCTTCCGGTCGACCCTCAGAAAGTGA